A genomic stretch from Vicia villosa cultivar HV-30 ecotype Madison, WI unplaced genomic scaffold, Vvil1.0 ctg.001067F_1_1, whole genome shotgun sequence includes:
- the LOC131633067 gene encoding ATP-dependent zinc metalloprotease FTSH, chloroplastic-like — protein sequence MRPGEGLLEMDGFDSNSAVIVLGATNRADVLDPAHRRPGRFDRVVMVETPDRIGRESILKVHVSKKELPLANDVYIGDIASMTTGFTVADLANLVNEAALLAGRKNKVVVEKIDFIEAVERSLAVSKFFLDSLFSIWSTTLLENVPLQ from the exons ATGAGGCCCGGTGAAGGACTTCTC GAGATGGATGGGTTTGACAGCAATTCAGCAGTGATTGTTCTTGGAGCAACTAATCGTGCTGATGTCTTAGATCCTGCACATCGCCGACCAGGAAGATTTGATCGAGTAGTTATG GTGGAAACACCTGATAGGATTGGAAGAGAATCCATCCTGAAAGTTCACGTTTCTAAGAAAGAACTTCCATTGGCCAATGATGTTTACATTGGTGACATTGCTTCTATGACTACTGGATTCACAGT GGCGGATCTTGCGAACCTAGTAAATGAGGCTGCTTTATTGGCtggaagaaagaacaaagttgttgtggagaaaattgattttattgaaGCTGTGGAAAGGTCATTAGCTGtaagtaaattttttttggattctttGTTTTCCATCTGGAGTACCACGCTCCTGGAAAATGTTCCACTACAATGA
- the LOC131633061 gene encoding aspartic proteinase CDR1-like: MPSFLSFILTFFCFICSIFISQVKSNGFSVELIQRYSYKSPFYNPTQTKPQQIFNAVQRSANRANYMNRKFSSTLNKKELSLILDSDSEYLLSYSIGTPPFKVYGDLDTGSNIIWHQCMPCNICYNQTSPIFNPSKSSSYQNISCSSRRCKSLEETTCFNDQDTCEYTVDYGHGTKTQGFLSMETLTLISTSDSIVSFPKFMIGCGHTNTLNYEYKGPSSGVIGLGTGHMSLIKQLGSLFEEKFSYCLVDEYNSMSNISSKLNFGDAAIVTGDNVVSTPMDHQKDYYYLNLKAFSVGNKRIKYKGVKREGTNASTHNIIIDSGTPVTVLPRNFYRRLESAVKKVVKLERFYTDAFNLCYNTTSQPPNFPEITAHFSGANVKLDYNGAFTSLFEGVKCLSFRPSPRVNGLGLFGNIAQVNYLVGYDLTKKIVSFKPTDCSKY, translated from the coding sequence ATGCCTTCCTTTTTATCTTTTATCCTtactttcttttgttttatttgttcAATATTTATTTCTCAAGTTAAAAGTAATGGTTTTAGTGTTGAACTCATCCAACGCTATTCTTATAAATCACCATTCTACAATCCCACACAAACTAAACCTCAACAAATTTTCAATGCTGTGCAACGTTCTGCCAATCGTGCCAATTATATGAATAGAAAATTTTCTTCCACTCTAAACAAAAAAGAGTTATCTTTAATTCTTGACTCTGATAGTGAATATCTCTTGAGTTATTCGATTGGTACTCCACCATTTAAGGTTTATGGTGATTTAGATACAGGTAGTAACATAATTTGGCATCAATGCATGCCATGTAATATATGTTACAACCAAACATCTCCTATATTTAATCCCTCAAAGTCTTCGAGTTATCAAAATATTTCATGCTCTTCTAGAAGATGCAAATCTTTGGAAGAGACTACTTGTTTTAATGATCAAGATACTTGTGAGTATACAGTTGATTATGGACATGGAACAAAGACACAAGGATTTCTTAGTATGGAGACTCTTACATTAATTTCTACATCTGACTCTATTGTTTCATTTCCTAAATTTATGATAGGATGTGGACACACCAATACACTGAATTATGAGTATAAAGGTCCGAGTTCCGGGGTAATTGGCCTAGGAACGGGCCATATGTCATTAATAAAACAATTAGGGTCATTATTTGAGGAAAAATTCTCATATTGTTTAGTTGATGAGTATAATAGCATGTCTAATATTTCTAGCAAACTCAATTTTGGTGATGCAGCTATTGTTACGGGAGATAACGTTGTTTCAACTCCTATGGACCACCAAAAAGACTATTACTACCTAAATTTAAAAGCATTTAGTGTGGGAAATAAAAGAATAAAGTATAAAGGGGTTAAACGCGAAGGAACCAATGCTTCTACGCATAACATCATCATTGACTCTGGTACACCTGTAACTGTTCTTCCACGCAATTTTTACCGTAGATTGGAATCGGCAGTAAAAAAAGTGGTAAAATTAGAACGCTTTTATACTGATGCATTTAACCTTTGTTATAATACCACATCCCAACCACCAAACTTTCCTGAAATTACAGCACATTTTAGTGGCGCAAATGTTAAGTTGGATTATAATGGTGCATTTACTTCTTTATTTGAAGGGGTTAAATGTCTTAGTTTTCGCCCAAGTCCACGTGTTAATGGATTAGGCCTCTTTGGAAATATTGCACAAGTGAATTATTTGGTTGGATATGATCTTACAAAAAAAATTGTCTCATTCAAACCTACAGATTGTTCTAAGTATTGA